A section of the Phacochoerus africanus isolate WHEZ1 chromosome 4, ROS_Pafr_v1, whole genome shotgun sequence genome encodes:
- the PAIP2 gene encoding polyadenylate-binding protein-interacting protein 2 has product MKDPSRSSTSPSIINEDVIINGHSHEDDNPFAEYMWMENEEEFNRQIEEELWEEEFIERCFQEMLEEEEEHEWFIPARDLPQTMDQIQDQFNDLVISDGSSLEDLVVKSNLNPNAKEFVPGVKY; this is encoded by the exons ATGAAAGATCCAAGTCGCAGCAGTACTAGCCCAAGCATCATCAATGAAGATGTGATTATTAACGGTCATTCTCATGAAGATGACAATCCATTTGCAGAATACATGTGGATGGAAAATGAAGAGGAATTCAACAGACAA ATAGAAGAGGAGTTATGGGAAGAAGAATTTATTGAACGTTGTTTCCAAGAAATgctggaagaagaagaggagcatGAGTGGTTTATTCCAGCTCGAGATCTCCCACAAACTATGGACCAAATCCAAGACCAATTTAATGACCTTGTTATCAGTGATGGCTCTTCCCTGGAAGATCTTGTG GTCAAGAGCAATCTGAATCCAAATGCAAAGGAGTTTGTTCCTGGGGTGAAGTACTAA